A single Drosophila miranda strain MSH22 chromosome XR, D.miranda_PacBio2.1, whole genome shotgun sequence DNA region contains:
- the LOC108151932 gene encoding tRNA pseudouridine synthase-like 1: MHRYLLNISYIGTTFRGIQKTINKLEQQSLDTNSVQGCLELALRVFHPTNEIQTVLSSRTDAGVHALHSTVHVDLARRDGQPYDTTTLTGVLNRTLDKQRLPIRVLSSQVVPDTFHCRYHAIGRTYLYRFAVARKPLFDDGKLRNKGFEAFVPVEEIDRCYFLLAPTFDIERIRNAARMFIGVHDFRTFMSVSRQKSLSRDHPMFTLRKIDEINIRPGRTLALPSNATLAAETYDYWDIEIKAKSFLYKQVRRIVGSLLSLGSDRIDEKCIYQMLTIPSKHSWDSRVVPAPACGLYLCRVHYRDTLNTDN, from the exons ATGCACAGATATTTACTCAATATTTCATACATAGGCACAACTTTTCG TGGTATACAGAAGACCATAAACAAGTTGGAGCAACAGAGTCTGGACACCAATTCAGTTCAAGGCTGCTTGGAGCTGGCACTAAGAGTTTTTCATCCCACCAACGAGATACAAACGGTGCTGTCCAGTCG CACAGACGCGGGTGTTCATGCCCTGCACTCGACGGTGCACGTGGACTTGGCGCGCCGTGATGGCCAACCATATGATACCACAACGCTGACGGGAGTTCTCAATAGGACTCTGGACAAGCAGCGCCTTCCCATCCGCGTGCTCAGCAGCCAGGTGGTGCCAGATACCTTCCATTGTCGCTACCACGCCATAGGGAGAACCTACTTGTATCGCTTTGCCGTCGCGCGTAAACCCCTGTTCGACGACGGGAAGCTTCGGAACAAAGGATTCGAGGCATTTGTCCCCGTGGAGGAAATTGATCGCTGTTATTTTTTACT GGCCCCGACCTTCGACATTGAACGCATCCGAAACGCGGCTCGCATGTTCATCGGCGTGCACGACTTTCGCACATTCATGAGCGTCAGCCGGCAGAAGAGCCTCAGCCGTGACCATCCCATGTTCACCCTGCGCAAAATCGACGAGATCAATATACGACCTGGCCGAACGCTTGCCCTGCCATCGAACGCCACTCTGGCTGCGGAAACATACGACTATTGGGACATAGAGATCAAGGCCAAATCGTTTCTCTACAAGCAAGTGAGACGTATTGTAGGGTCGCTGCTTTCCCTAGGCAGCGACCGCATTGACGAGAAGTGCATCTACCAGATGCTGACCATACCTTCCAAGCACTCGTGGGATTCCCGAGTAGTTCCAGCGCCAGCCTGCGGACTTTACCTGTGCCGTGTGCACTACAGAGATACACTTAATACGGACAACTAA
- the LOC108151933 gene encoding dual specificity protein phosphatase 19 — translation MILLYELQKRLANLRPTTTVVTTPTGARFVERRRSSGSEDGATTTPQQLEARQYGFVVDTKPDAVPACILSEFLYLGSQDAVSTENILKFKLTHILSVGIETPSIELPTSVTCKYLPCLDLPETDLLRYVLPVSIDFIEEARQARGCILVHCNAGVSRSASVVIGYLMQRRDMCYEDAYNLVKSWRPCIQPNAGFMQQLKKSSKT, via the coding sequence ATGATACTGCTGTATGAGCTGCAGAAGCGGCTGGCCAATCTAAGGCCCACAACCACCGTCGTCACCACACCCACCGGCGCCCGTTTTGTTGAGCGGCGTAGGTCCTCTGGAAGCGAGGACGGAGCAACCACGACCCCCCAACAGCTGGAGGCACGACAGTATGGCTTTGTCGTGGACACAAAACCAGACGCCGTGCCCGCGTGCATTCTCAGTGAATTCCTCTATCTGGGCTCCCAAGATGCCGTCAGTACGGAAAATATATTGAAGTTCAAGCTGACGCATATCCTCAGCGTTGGCATAGAAACCCCCAGTATCGAGCTACCAACGTCAGTCACGTGCAAGTACTTACCCTGTCTGGATCTGCCCGAAACGGATCTGCTGCGGTATGTGCTGCCCGTCTCCATAGACTTCATCGAGGAGGCTCGCCAGGCCCGCGGCTGCATTCTAGTCCACTGCAACGCGGGCGTCTCGCGGTCTGCCTCTGTTGTCATTGGCTACTTGATGCAGCGGCGGGACATGTGCTACGAGGATGCCTACAACCTGGTCAAGTCCTGGCGGCCCTGCATCCAACCCAATGCGGGCTTCATGCAGCAGTTGAAGAAGTCTAGTAaaacataa
- the LOC108151930 gene encoding mitochondrial carrier homolog 2, translating to MDGALSRTENTEVNSWIKFGMRLGVSAAVHPFEYSKTLIQLGYEPIAAIPSTSWTGKPILKLPNIFQYTGHIKRIDGFYGCYRGLAPKLVGSVVAMVVSERVVEKLGLNSLEESKDDTDMSEEDEYAQFKLHLKHDIVMAVSGIVASHPFHVISVRMMAQFIGRETLYRSIAGSIAEIWKTEGIGGFFAGLVPKLLAEVACLVLTSSTIYILNKYLIKDKLTRQYNSGMMQFGYSSLLYPMLVVSTCSAVSGSRLMAGQPPIMPVYANWVDCWNDLQARKELKRGGSLLWRSQIKRSPSISTGFVPLPTIARYQ from the exons ATGGACGGAGCTCTTTCACGAACTGAGAATACGGAGGTGAATAGTTGGATTAAATTTGGCATGCGGCTGGGAGTTAGTGCTGCCGTGCATCCGTTTGAGTACTCCAAGACGCTGATTCAGCTGGGATATGAGCCGATTGCTGCCATTCCCAGCACGTCGTGGACTGGCAAACCAATCCTGAAGCTGCCGAACATTTTTCAATACA CCGGTCACATCAAGAGAATTGATGGGTTCTATGGCTGCTATCGTGGCCTGGCACCTAAGCTGGTTGGATCCGTTGTGGCGATGGTGGTGAGCGAGCGGGTGGTCGAAAAACTGGGACTGAACTCTTTGGAGGAATCCAAGGATGACACAGATATGTCTGAGGAAGACGA GTATGCTCAATTCAAGCTACATCTGAAGCATGATATTGTGATGGCTGTGAGTGGAATCGTCGCGTCGCATCCTTTCCACGTGATCTCGGTGCGGATGATGGCCCAGTTTATTGGCCGCGAGACTCTGTATCGTTCCATAGCCGGTTCGATTGCGGAGATCTGGAAGACTGAGGGAATTGGTGGCTTCTTTGCTGGTCTGGTGCCCAAGCTCTTGGCCGAGGTTGCCTGTCTGGTTCTCACTAGCTCCACGATCTATATTTTAAACAAATATTTGATCAAGGACAAGCTGACTAGGCAGTACAACTCTGGCATGATGCAATTTGGCTATTCAAGTCTGCTGTATCCTATGCTAGTGGTTTCCACTTGCTCGGCTGTGAGTGGGTCGCGTCTGATGGCTGGGCAACCGCCCATCATGCCCGTCTACGCTAATTGGGTAGATTGCTGGAACGATCTGCAGGCCCGTAAGGAGCTTAAGCGGGGCGGCTCTCTCCTTTGGCG CTCTCAAATTAAACGTTCTCCCAGCATTTCGACTGGCTTTGTGCCTTTGCCCACAATAGCTCGTTATCAATAA